Part of the Synechococcales cyanobacterium T60_A2020_003 genome is shown below.
AGTTTGAACCTCAACTATTTGGTATTAGTGGTGGCGTCCTGTGTGATTGCGACCCTGGGGCTGTTAACCCACAGCGCCGCAGTAATCATTGGAGCGTTGATTATTGCGCCGTTAATGAATCCCCTGCGTGGACTGGCGTTGGGCGCACTCATTGCCGATCGCACCTTATTTCGTCAGTGCATCCTATCACTGGGAGCGGGGGTAGGGGTGGCGATCGCCATCTCTGCGCTACTCGGACATCTATTTCAACGTCAGTTCGGGATAAGAGAGGGGCAGGTTAGAGAGGCTGAAAGTGCTAAG
Proteins encoded:
- a CDS encoding DUF389 domain-containing protein, whose product is MPHRISVEPLDKLHQELLDDSSLNLNYLVLVVASCVIATLGLLTHSAAVIIGALIIAPLMNPLRGLALGALIADRTLFRQCILSLGAGVGVAIAISALLGHLFQRQFGIREGQVREAESAK